CTGGTGCTTTCGATGCTGGAATATCCTGGCTAGCCATAGCGCTTAAAGGCCATGAGTATATATTAATTATATTGGTTACTACACTTATTGCTTTAGGAGGAACCACTTTTGGTTTAGCCGAGGAAACCATAGCCTTCTACCCTATTTTAATTCCCATGTTTTTAGCTGCTAAATATGATGCCATGGTGCCATTAGCCACTATTTATTTGGGTTCATCCATTGGAACTATGTTTTCTACTGTTAACCCATTTAGTACAATTATAGCTTCGGATGCTGCCGGAATTAATTGGACAACTGGATTAACAGGTCGTGTTATCACATTAATAATAGGTGTTATAATTTGTATTGTATATATTTTAAAATATGCCAATAAAGTGAAAAAGGATCCTACTAAATCCATAATTTATAGTCAAAAAGAAGAAATTGAAGCACATTTTGGAACTAAAAGCGAAAACATTTTAAAATTAACCACTAGACTACGTTTAACCCTCATTGTATTTACACTTTGTTTTGTTGTAATGATTTACGGTGTTTCTCAATTAGAATGGTGGTTCTTGGAAATGACAACGGTATTTTTTGTTGGAGCTATTTTAATTGGATTTATTGGAAAAATTAAAGAAACAATTTTTGTGGAAACCTTTGTTAAAGGCGCGTCAGATTTACTAGGTGTGGCTTTAATTATTGGGATTGCGCGTGGCGTTTCTGTGTTAATGAATGATGGATTAATTAGCGATACCATGCTCTATCATGCAAGTACGGCAACCGAAGGTATGAATAAAGGCGTTTTTGCAAACGCCATGTTATTTATTTATAGTGGACTATCCTTTTTTATTCCTAGTTCTTCTGGAATGGCTGTTTTAACCATGCCAATCATGTCGCCTTTGGCTGATACCGTTGGGTTTGGTCGGGAAATTATTGTTAACTGCTACCAATATGGCATGGGGTTATTTGCTTTTATTAATCCAACGGGGTTAATTCTAGCCTCTCTAGCCATTGTTAAGGTGGGTTATAACAAGTGGCTAAAATTTGTTTTACCGCTACTACTTATACTAACTATTTTTACAATGATTATTATTACACTTCAAGTGTATTTATAATCTTGAAATACTTTATTTCGTGTTGTCAGCTTTTAAAAAATCGAGAATTTTTGTGTTTACAACATCCGCCTGGTCAACGGTTAAAAAGTGTCCTGCATTACCAATTATTTCACCTTCACCTTTAGGGATTAAGGTTTTAGTCATTTGAACGGTTTTGGAGTTGTTAATAACATCATCATCACCAATTAAAACTAATACAGGCATTTTCAACGACTGAAAATCTCGCTTGGAAAACGGGCGCATATCCAAGACAAATTTATTTATAGAATCATTGCGTTCCGATTTATAATATTGTTTTAAATACGTTTTATTAATATTAGCCACATTACTAGTCATAGACTTTAAGCCCTGTTCTATTTGTTTCTCTTCCGAAGAAAAAAGGGTTATTAAATTTTTCAATAAATCAGCACTTGGTCTAATCCAGATAAAAGTTTGTGCAGGACTTAATAACACCATTTTCTTGATCCGATCTTGGTTAAACAAGGCTATTTTCATAGAAATCCACCCACCTCTTGAAGCACCAACAAGCGTAAACTCGTTCAACTTTAGCTTATCAAAAATTTCATTATACCAAGTTACAATCTGTTCAACATCATCAAAAGTTCCGGTTTTAAGAGATTTTCCGGGTTCCAAAATAAAATCGATTGCAAAAAGTCTATAATCTTTTGAAAGTGCTTTAGCATTTGGATACCAACTCGTTGAAGTTGCGTTCATACCATGCAATAAAACCAAGGGTTCGCCATTACTAGGACCGCTTACAACCACATGGGCCGTTCCAAAACTAGTCGGAATATACAATTCTTCAACCGGAATATCCCACAGTTTTAAAGAGGCATCATATGCATCAAAGTATGGCTTTAAATTAGCATTTGGTTCTGCTATATAATCCGGTTTTTCCGTATATTTTAAATAGTCTTTTTTACAAGATGTTAAATTAACAACTATAATAAGTAGAATTAGGGCTTTTAATATTTTCATAAATTTATTTCTAAAAAGCCAAAGCTACATAAATATAAAATGAACTTATACTTTTTAACTTTAGATTAGTTTTAAAACATAATCCGTATTTTTGTTATCCTAAAAAAAAGTTATGCCTTTCCATAAGGACCATTTATGATACATATTCACGAAAAAACACTCCAAGATCTTGAATTTTCTACAGTTTTACAACAAGTAAGTGAGTTGTGTATTACTCCTTTAGGTCATGAAGCTACATTACAAATTGCGCCTTTAAACAATAAAGAGTCTGCTATAAAAGCTTTGGTATTAACCAATGAATATTTAGCATCTTTAATAAATGATAACCGGATTCCCAATCATGGTTTTGAAACCATTGCCAAGGAATTAAAGCTTTTAAAAATTGAAAACACCTATTTAGAAGCGCATAGCTTAAAAAAAATAGTATCTATTTCTATTACGGCTAATGATATTATTCTTTTTCTAAAGAAATTTCAAGAGTATTACACCAATTTATATGAATTTGCCTCAGAAATTGAAGTGACCAAAGTGTTAATTGAAGAAATTGATACAATTATCGATCGCTTTGGTGATGTAAAGGACAATGCATCGTCATTATTATTTGAGTTACGACAAGATATTAATAAAATTAAAGGGAAAATCAATCAGAGTTTTTCTTCGGCACTTCACACATATCATCAATTAGAATATCTGGATGATATACGAGAATCTGTAGTAGATAATAAGCGTGTATTAGCAGTTAAAGCTATGTACAGGCGTAAAGTGCGTGGTTCCATAATGGGAGGCAGTAAAACAGGAAGCATTGTTTATATAGAGCCCGAAACCACATTGCAATACACACGTGAGCTAAATAATTTGGAATATGAAGAAAATGAAGAGGTTGTTCGTATTTTAAAATCCCTAACCGATTTCATCAGACCGTTTTTACCTCTATTAAAGCAGTATCAAGAATTTTTAACGCAAGTTGATGTTATTTCTGCCAAAGCCAAATATGCCAAATCCATGGATGCTATTTTGCCAGAAATTAGTGATAACCGCGAGCTATATTTACGAGACGCTTTTCATCCATTACTATATTTAAGTAATAAAAAGAAAAACGAAAAAACATATTCCCAGTCTATTAAATTAACTCAAGAAAATCGGATTATTGTTATTTCTGGTCCAAATGCTGGTGGAAAAAGTATCACGTTGAAAACTGTTGGTTTATTACAAATTATGCTCCAGTCTGGATTTTTAATTCCGGTTCATGAACGTAGTAATGTATTTTTATTTGATAGGATTATCACAGATATTGGTGATAATCAGTCTATTGAAAACCATTTAAGCACCTACAGTTATCGCTTAAAGCAGATGAATTACTTCTTGAAGAAATGTAATAAAAACACCCTATTTCTTATTGATGAGTTTGGAACAGGATCAGACCCAGAATTGGGAGGTGCGTTAGCCGAAACATTTTTAGAAGAATTTTATCATCGTGAGGCATTTGGAATTATTACTACCCACTACTCCAATCTTAAAATTCTAGCCAACGAATTACCGTATATGCAAAATGCTAATATGATGTTCGACGAGAAAACTTTGGAACCCATCTATAAACTAGCATTGGGACAGGCTGGAAGTTCGTTTACTTTTGAGGTGGCTCAAAAAAACGGAATTCCTTACAGTTTAATAAATCGTGCCAAAAAGAAAATTGAACGCGGGAAAGTTCGTTTTGATAGAACGATAGCCAAACTGCAAAAGGAACGCTCAAAATTAGAGAAAACCGAACAATCCTTAAAAGAAAACGAACGCAAGAAGCAAACTGAAGCTGAAAAGCTAGAGGAAATAAATATAAAAATCCAGAAAAAATTAGAGAGTTATCAAGAATTGTATGATAGCAATCAGCGACTCATATATTTGGGTCAGAAAATTGATGATTTATCCGAGAAGTACTTCAATAATAAGCAAAAACGCGAATTGATGAATGAACTATTTAAACTGGTTCAAATTGAAAATTCTAAACGTAAAAAAACAACGGTAAAAAAACAAAAGGCTGAAAAGGCCAAAGTTGAAAAAGTTAAACAAGAAGCCGAGAAAACAGTTGCTGTTATTAGGAAAAAGAAAAAAGTAGCCAAGGAAAAAGAAAAAAACAAACCCGCTGCTCCAAAGCCTATTTTAAAAATTGGGGATCGCGTTCGCATGCAAGATGGTCGTGCCGTTGGAAGCATTGATAGTATTGAAAAAAATAAAGCTATTGTAAATTATGGTATGTTTACTACCAACGTTAGCATGGACCAATTGGAGCTGGTAGAGGCCATTAAGAAATAAGGGGTTGGAATTAGTATAAATGATTTTTTTGGTCTCTCATAATTAATTCTTGCGTATTTTTGTAATATGATAGACGGATTACCAGATAATAAGCAATTAATTCTCTTTGATGGTGTTTGCAATTTATGCAATAATGCCATTAATTATGTTATAAAACACGATACACAAAATGTATTTATGTTTGCGCCGTTACAAGGTGAAACTGGTAAACAAATAATTGAAAAATTTAAAATTGACACAAGCAAAATAGATTCTATTTTGCTTTATTCTTCAGAAAATAAACTGTCCTACAAATCTACTGCTGCACTCAAAATAGCTTGGAAACTTGGATTTCCACGTAATTTATTAGCCGTTTTTTTCATAATTCCAGCTTTTTTAAGAAACTGGGTTTATGAATTTATAGCTAAAAACAGATATAAATGGTTTGGTAAAAAAGATGCCTGTATGCTGCCTACAAAAGAATTACAAGCAAAGTTTCTAAATTAACTGATTTATTATTTTTTTATTATACTTTTGATTAATATGAAAAACCTAACCAAACATATCGTAATCTTGGCCGCTTTCATGGCTTATAATCAGGCTTTTTCACAGGAACTAAAGGATACTAATAGCTTTAAAACTCATAAAAATGAAGTATCTCTTGAGCTATTACAATTACTTAATGGTGTATATCAAATATCTTATGAACGTAGTTTTTTCGATAATTTTTCGGCATCACTGGCAGCAGGTTATAAAGGAAAATCAGGGTTAATAGGCTTTTCTGGAATTGATAAACCAAAATTGAAAACTGGTGATATTTTTTATACAGGGTTTCAAATTATACCAGAAGTCAGATAATATTTACCTAAAACTTCAAAAACAGCTTTAACCGGCTTCTACATTGGTGCCTATTATAAATACTCTAATTATAAATCAGAATTAGACGGCTCTTATACAGGCACAGATGGGTTTATTTACGACTTGGAATTCGATATGAAACTTGATATTAGTTCCGTAGGATTAATGCTTGGTTATAAGCTACCAATTACCAAACATTTAAATATCGATTTTATAATTGCAGGTCCAGGTGCTGGGAATTATAATTTTAAATTTATAAATAAAAAGGATTTACCAGAAGAGTTTTATGAAGATTTAAATCAAGCTTTAGAAGATTACAGTATTTTAGATTTTATAAATGGAGATTTTAGATTCTCCCAAGTCAATAATAGGTCGCAGTTTAATGCCTTTTCATTCAGATATGGTATTTCATTGGGCTATACATTTTAATATCCGATAATTAATTAAATCAAAAACAATGAAAAAAACGCTTAAATTAACAGCCATCTTATTAATGGTAATTACCTCTAGTTGTTCTGGAATAAAAGTTTTAGATGCTTGGAAATCAGATTCATCTGCAAACATTAAGGATAACAACATTCTTGTTATTTCAAGAACAGAAAATAAACAAGCACGTATAGCTTTTGAGCAAGAAATAGCAAAACAACTACGAGCAAAAGGTATGAAAGCTACTGAAAGCTTTAAGGAAATGCCAAACTTTAATCATGATACAGAATTAACGGAAGCACAACAAAAAAACTTCAAGGCATTTTTAGAAAACGAGGGTTATGATGCGGTTATCGTTACTGTTGTAAAAGATTACCAAGAGCGCACAGAAACAACGCAAGATGGCGGGTATTACGCTGGTGCTAGTTATTATCCATCCTACTTCCCTGGCTATTATGGTGGTTTCTATGGTTATTACGGAAACAGAATGTCCTACTCAACTTATGGAAGTTATGTGCCTATGAGCTCTACAACCCAGGTTGTAAAAACATACATCGTGGAAACTGTGGCTTATGATTTAACTCAAGAAGATGGTAAGCAACTTGCTGCTGTGGTAACGACTAAAATAGACGACCCACAAAATGTAACTAAAAACGCGGTGGAATACACGGAGAAAATTACAAAAGCATTAACCTCTAAATAAAAAAGTAATTTATTAGTATTTTTTAAAGCCTTGAAACTTTTAAGGCTTTTTTCTGTTATAAAGCGAAAATTATAACACTTATTAACAACTATTCTAGACTAATTAAAACTACTTTTGCCGATTAATTATTTCTGCCAATGAACATAACAAAGTATTATATTGCTGCCACTCTTGCCTTTACCATTTGGGGGTTCTTTAGTCTAGTTTTAAAACCGTTATCTAACTTTTCTGCATTTGATATTTTGAGCTATCGCTCGATTGTTTCTGTTGCAATAATGTTAATAGTTACCTTATTTTTTAGACCAAAGGTTTTAAAAAAGAATGTAGGTTTATTTAAATCATTGGAAAAAAAGGAACGAATTAGGATTCTTGTAATTAATATGCTTAGTGGTTTCTTTTTAGCCTTTAATTGGTATATTTTTATTTATGTTATGAACAATGTTAGCGTGAAAGCCACATCTTTAGCCTATTTAATTTGTCCAATTCTAACCATGGTTTTGGCCTTTATTATTTTAAAGGAAAAACTCTTCAAACTTCAATGGTTTTCAGTAGTATTGAGCTTTGCAGCCTGTATTCTACTATCGTTGGGCAACTTTACGGATTTACTTTACAGTATGATTATTGCATTAACCTATGCTATTTATTTAGTCTTGCAACGAAGAAATCAGGAGTTAGATCGGTTTTTAATTCTTACAGTTCAAATTGTTTTTGC
Above is a window of Bizionia sp. M204 DNA encoding:
- a CDS encoding EamA family transporter — protein: MNITKYYIAATLAFTIWGFFSLVLKPLSNFSAFDILSYRSIVSVAIMLIVTLFFRPKVLKKNVGLFKSLEKKERIRILVINMLSGFFLAFNWYIFIYVMNNVSVKATSLAYLICPILTMVLAFIILKEKLFKLQWFSVVLSFAACILLSLGNFTDLLYSMIIALTYAIYLVLQRRNQELDRFLILTVQIVFAVIILSPFFLTYEYQTPKTSFFYSMIALIAIGFTIIPMFLNIYALRGLNSSVVGIFIYLNPLINFFLAVFYFKETITVMQGVSYGLIIISIIIFNIPALKHRINRRRAAHIQ
- a CDS encoding YfcC family protein, with protein sequence MKNLKFPTAQTILLIIAGLVALLTWIIPAGKYDTLTYNKAGNSFTKTHLETTETLPATQETLKTLNINIPLEKFTEGDIWKPISIPNTYQVVEAKPQSMVEFFQSPIKGIIEASDIIFLVLIIGGLIGIMNYTGAFDAGISWLAIALKGHEYILIILVTTLIALGGTTFGLAEETIAFYPILIPMFLAAKYDAMVPLATIYLGSSIGTMFSTVNPFSTIIASDAAGINWTTGLTGRVITLIIGVIICIVYILKYANKVKKDPTKSIIYSQKEEIEAHFGTKSENILKLTTRLRLTLIVFTLCFVVMIYGVSQLEWWFLEMTTVFFVGAILIGFIGKIKETIFVETFVKGASDLLGVALIIGIARGVSVLMNDGLISDTMLYHASTATEGMNKGVFANAMLFIYSGLSFFIPSSSGMAVLTMPIMSPLADTVGFGREIIVNCYQYGMGLFAFINPTGLILASLAIVKVGYNKWLKFVLPLLLILTIFTMIIITLQVYL
- a CDS encoding alpha/beta fold hydrolase, with product MKILKALILLIIVVNLTSCKKDYLKYTEKPDYIAEPNANLKPYFDAYDASLKLWDIPVEELYIPTSFGTAHVVVSGPSNGEPLVLLHGMNATSTSWYPNAKALSKDYRLFAIDFILEPGKSLKTGTFDDVEQIVTWYNEIFDKLKLNEFTLVGASRGGWISMKIALFNQDRIKKMVLLSPAQTFIWIRPSADLLKNLITLFSSEEKQIEQGLKSMTSNVANINKTYLKQYYKSERNDSINKFVLDMRPFSKRDFQSLKMPVLVLIGDDDVINNSKTVQMTKTLIPKGEGEIIGNAGHFLTVDQADVVNTKILDFLKADNTK
- a CDS encoding thiol-disulfide oxidoreductase DCC family protein, whose product is MIDGLPDNKQLILFDGVCNLCNNAINYVIKHDTQNVFMFAPLQGETGKQIIEKFKIDTSKIDSILLYSSENKLSYKSTAALKIAWKLGFPRNLLAVFFIIPAFLRNWVYEFIAKNRYKWFGKKDACMLPTKELQAKFLN
- a CDS encoding DNA mismatch repair protein MutS yields the protein MIHIHEKTLQDLEFSTVLQQVSELCITPLGHEATLQIAPLNNKESAIKALVLTNEYLASLINDNRIPNHGFETIAKELKLLKIENTYLEAHSLKKIVSISITANDIILFLKKFQEYYTNLYEFASEIEVTKVLIEEIDTIIDRFGDVKDNASSLLFELRQDINKIKGKINQSFSSALHTYHQLEYLDDIRESVVDNKRVLAVKAMYRRKVRGSIMGGSKTGSIVYIEPETTLQYTRELNNLEYEENEEVVRILKSLTDFIRPFLPLLKQYQEFLTQVDVISAKAKYAKSMDAILPEISDNRELYLRDAFHPLLYLSNKKKNEKTYSQSIKLTQENRIIVISGPNAGGKSITLKTVGLLQIMLQSGFLIPVHERSNVFLFDRIITDIGDNQSIENHLSTYSYRLKQMNYFLKKCNKNTLFLIDEFGTGSDPELGGALAETFLEEFYHREAFGIITTHYSNLKILANELPYMQNANMMFDEKTLEPIYKLALGQAGSSFTFEVAQKNGIPYSLINRAKKKIERGKVRFDRTIAKLQKERSKLEKTEQSLKENERKKQTEAEKLEEINIKIQKKLESYQELYDSNQRLIYLGQKIDDLSEKYFNNKQKRELMNELFKLVQIENSKRKKTTVKKQKAEKAKVEKVKQEAEKTVAVIRKKKKVAKEKEKNKPAAPKPILKIGDRVRMQDGRAVGSIDSIEKNKAIVNYGMFTTNVSMDQLELVEAIKK